The following is a genomic window from Burkholderia oklahomensis C6786.
CGATCCGCCGTTCCATCGCAATCAGTCGGTACTGCTGCACCGCCAGCCGGACGACGTGTGGCGCATCGATTTCCAGCTCGGCTGGGACGCCGATCCCGTCGCCGAGAAAGCGCCGGAGCGCGTGATTTCGCGCGTGCGCGCGCTGCTCGGGCCCAACGTCGAGTTCGAGCTCGAATGGGTGAGCGTCTACACGTTCCGCTGCCAGCGGATGGACCGCTTCCGGCACGGCCGCGTGCTGTTCGCGGGCGACTCGGCGCACGGCGTGTCGCCGTTCGGCGCGCGCGGCGCGAACAGCGGCGTGCAGGACACCGACAACCTCGCGTGGAAGCTGAAGCTCGTGCTCGACGGCGAGGCACCCGATCGTCTGCTCGACACGTACGCCAGCGAGCGCGAATTCGCGGCCGACGAGAACATCCGCAACTCGACGCGCTCGACCGACTTCATCACGCCGAAGAGCCCGATCTCGCGCGTGTTCCGCGACGCGACGCTCAAGCTCGCGCGCGATTGCGAGTTCGCGCGCAAGCTCGTCAACAGCGGCCGGCTGTCGGTGCCGGCCGTGCTCGCCGACTCGCCGCTCAATACGCCCGATCGCGCGGGCGACGCGTTCGAACGCGCGCCGGTTCCGGGCGCGGTCGCGCTCGACGCGCCCGTGCTCGCGAACGGCGAGCACGGCTGGCTGCTGCAGCATCTGAAGGGCGGCTTCGCCGCCGTCCTGTTCGGCTCGATCGGCGATGCGCCCGCGCTCGTCGACGCGACGCGCGGCCACGCGCTGGCCGTCGCGCCCGTGCTCGTCGTGCCGAAGGGCGAAGCGCGCGCGGTGGCGGGCGTCGACGTGGTCGAGGACAGCGAAGGGCTCGCCGCGCAGCGCTACGACGCGCGTCCCGGCACGTTCTACCTGCTGCGTCCGGACCAGCACGTCTGCGCGCGCTTTCGCACGCCGGACGCGCGCGCGGTGCGCGCGGCGCTCGCGCGCGCGATCTGCAACGCGTGACTGCAACACATATCGACAGCGACCAGGAGACACCCGATGCACCTCGACACCCGCTTGCGTCTGTCCGATCCGGACGCGTTCTACGAGGCGCTGATCGACATGCACCGCGACTTGCCCGACAGCGAGAGCCAGCTCGTCAACGCGAAGCTGATCCTGCTGCTTGCGAACCAGGTCGGCGATCTCGACGTGCTGCGCGAAGCGATGGCGCTCGCGCGCAGCGGCGCGGTGACGCAAGGCGGCGCGCCCGGCGCGTCGGCGCCGCAATGACCGCGCCCGCCGCCGCACGCGTGATCGACGTCGAGCGCGTGATCGACGACATGCATCGGCCCGCGTTTCACGTGATGCTGCTCGCGCTCTGCGGGCTGTGTCTCGTGATCGACGGCTTCGATGCGCAGGCGATGGGCTACGTCGCGCCGAGCGTGATCGCCGAGTGGGGCGTGAAGAAGCAGGCGCTCGGCCCGGTGTTCAGCGCGAGTCTGTTCGGGATGCTGATCGGTGCGCTCGGCCTGTCGGTGCTCGCCGACCGGATTGGCCGGCGGCCCGTGCTGATCGGCGCGACGCTGTTCTTCGCACTGACGATGCTCGCGACGCCGTTCGCGACGTCGATTCCGACGCTGATGGCGCTGCGCTTCGTCACGGGCCTGGGGCTCGGCTGCATCATGCCGAACGCGATGGCGCTCGTCGGCGAATGCAGCCCGGGCGCGCATCGCGTGAAGCGGATGATGATCGTGTCGTGCGGCTTCACCGCCGGCGCGGCGCTGGGCGGCTTCGTCAGCGCCGCGCTGATTCCGGCGTTCGGCTGGCGCGCGGTGTTCTTCGTCGGCGGCGCGGTGCCGCTCGCGCTCGCGATCGCGATGGCCGCGCGCCTGCCGGAGTCGCCGCAGATCCTCGTGCTGCGCGGCCGGCACGCAGCGGCGCGCGCGTGGCTCGCGAAGTTCGCGCCGCAGCTCGCGCTCTCGCCCGACACGCGGCTCGTCGTGCGCGAAGCGGCGCCGCAGGGCGCGCCCGTCGCCGAGCTGTTCCGCGCGGGACGCATGGGCGTCACGCTGCTCTTGTGGGCGATCAACTTCATGAATCTGATCGACCTGTACTTCCTGTCGAACTGGCTACCGACCGTGATGCGCGACGCGGGCTACGCGAGCGGCACGGCCGTCGTCGTCGGCACGGTGCTGCAGACGGGCGGCGTGATCGGCACGCTGTCGCTCGGCTGGTTCATCGAGCGGCACGGCTTCGCGCGCGTGCTGTTCGCGTGCTTCGCATGCGCGACGATCGCAGTCGGCCTGATCGGCTCGGTCGCGCATGCGTTTCCCTGGCTGCTCGCAGCCGTGTTCGTCGGCGGCTTTTGCATCGTCGGCGGACAGCCCGCGGTCAACGCGCTCGCGGGCCATTATTACCCGACGTCGCTGCGCTCGACGGGCATCGGCTGGAGCCTCGGCGTGGGCCGCGTCGGCTCCGTGCTCGGGCCGCTCGTCGGCGGGCAGCTGATCGCGCTCGGCTGGTCGAACGATGCGCTGTTTCACGCGGCGGCCGTGCCGGTGCTGTGCTCGGCCATCTTCGTGATCGGCCTCGCGAGCGTGACGCGGCGGCGCGGCACGGCCGCGCCGAGCGTCGCTTGAATGGAGAGAACGACAATCATGACACTGGATTTTTCGAAACCGGGCGAAGCCGGCTACCAGAGCGGCTTCGCGAACGAATTCGCGACCGAGGCGCTGCCGGGCGCGCTGCCGCACGCGCGCAATTCGCCGCAGCGCGCGCCGTACGGGCTCTATGCGGAGCAGTTGTCCGGCACCGCGTTCACCGCGCCGCGCGGCCACAACCGCCGGTCGTGGCTGTACCGGATCCGGCCGGCCGCCGTGCATCGGCCGTTCGAGCTCGCGTCCGGCGAGCGTCGGATCGTCGCCGACTTCGGCGATTCGGACGACGTGCCGCCGACGCCGCCGAACCAGCTGCGCTGGGATCCGCTGCCGATGCCCGCGCAGCCGACCGATTTCGTCGACGGCTGGGTGACGATGGCGGGCAACGGCTCGGCCGCGGCGATGAGCGGTTGCGCGATCCATCTGTACGCGGCGAACCGCTCGATGCGCGACCGCTTCTTCTATAGCGCGGACGGCGAATTGCTGATCGTCCCGCAACAAGGGCGGCTCTTCATCATGACGGAGCTCGGCCGGCTCGACGTCGAGCCGTTCGAGATCGCGGTGATCCCGCGCGGCGTGCGCTTTTCGGTCGCGCTGCCGGACGGGCAGGCGCGCGGCTATATCTGCGAGAACTTCGGCGCGCTGCTGCGGCTGCCGGATCTCGGGCCGATCGGCTCGAACGGGCTTGCGAATCCGCGCGATTTCCTGACGCCGAACGCGTCGTACGAAGATCGCGAAGGCGCGTTCGAGCTCGTCGCGAAGCTGAACGGCCGGCTCTGGCGCGCGGACATCGATCATTCGCCGTTCGACGTGGTCGCGTGGCACGGCAACTACGTGCCGTACAAGTACGACCTGCGTCACTTCAACACGATCGGCTCGATCAGCTACGACCACCCGGATCCGTCGATCTTCCTCGTGCTGCAGTCGCAAAGCGACACGCCGGGCGTCGACGCGATCGACTTCGTGATCTTCCCGCCGCGCTGGCTCGCGGCCGAGGACACGTTTCGCCCGCCTTGGTTCCATCGCAACGTCGCGAGCGAGTTCATGGGCCTCGTGCACGGCGTCTACGACGCGAAGGCGGAAGGCTTCGTGCCGGGCGGCGCGAGCCTGCACAACTGCATGTCGGGCCACGGGCCGGATGCGGACACGTTCGAGAAGGCCTCTTCGATCGATACGTCGAAGCCGAGCAAGGTCGGCGACACGATGGCGTTCATGTTCGAAACCCGCACGCTGATCCGTCCGACGCGCTTCGCGCTCGACACGGCGCAATTGCAGGCGAATTACTTCGAATGCTGGCAAGGCCTCGAAAAACACTTCAACCCGGAGCAACGATGAGCGCCATTCCCGACGCGCTGCGCGCGACCCTCGATCCTTCCCGCAAGAGCTGGCTCGACGCGGCGAACGACGCCGCATGCGATTTCCCGATCCAGAACCTGCCGTTCGGCATCTTCAGCGATGCGCGTCATCCGGCGCGTCGCGCGGGCGTCGCGCTCGGCGATGCGATCGTCGATCTCGCCGAGCTCGCGCGCGCGGGCCTGTTGACGGTGCAGGGCGGGGCGGCCGTGTTCGAGCGGCCGGCGCTGAACGACTTCATCGCGCTTGGCCGCGACGCGTGGCGCAGCGTGCGCATCCAGCTGAGCGCGCTCTTCGAGCGCAACGACGCGCGGCTTCGCGACGACGCCGCGCTGCGCGCGCGCGTGCTCGTCGCGCAGCGCGACGCGACGCTGCATCTGCCCGTCGACATTCCCGGCTACACCGATTTCTACTCGTCGAAGGAGCACGCGACGAACGTCGGCTCGATGTTTCGCGATTCGAAGAATGCGCTGTTGCCGAACTGGTTGGAGATGCCGATCGGCTACAACGGCCGCGCGTCGTCGGTCGTCGTGAGCGGCACGCCGGTGCGCCGGCCGAACGGGCAGCTGAAGCTGCCGGACAGCGACCGTCCGGTGTTCGGCGCGTGCCGCAAGCTCGACATCGAGCTCGAGACGGGCTTCATCGTCGGCCGCGGCAGCGCGCTCGGCGAGCCGATCGCGTGCGAGGACGCGGAATCGCACATCTTCGGGATGGTGCTCGTGAACGACTGGAGCGCGCGCGACATCCAGCAATGGGAATACGTGCCGCTCGGGCCGTTCAACGCGAAGACGTTCGCGACGTCGATCTCGCCGTGGATCGTCACGCTCGACGCGCTCGAGCCGTTCCGCGCAGAGCAGCCGAAGCAGGAGCCGGAGCCGCTCGCGTATCTGCGCCACGGCGGCAAGCACGCGTTCGACGTCGAGCTCGAAGTGCGCCTGAAGCCGGACGGCGCTGCGGACGCGACGACGATCGCGCGCACGAACTTCAAGCACATGTACTGGACGATGGCGCAGCAGCTCGCGCATCACACGGTGTCGGGCTGCAACACGCGGGTCGGCGACCTGATGGGCTCGGGCACGATCAGCGGACCGGCGAAGGATGCGTTCGGCAGCCTGCTCGAGCTGACGTGGAACGGCAAGGAGCCGATCGCACTCGCGAGCGGCGGCACGCGCGCGTTCATCGAAGACGGCGACGAGCTGACGCTTGCCGGCTGGTGCGAGGGCGATGGGTATCGCGTCGGCTTCGGCGCGTGCGTCGGGAAGATCCTGCCGGCGCTGAAGGGATGAGGCGGTAGAGAGAAGGGCGATTCCCGCGCCGCCCGGCGATCGATGTCGAGCGGCGGGCGGTGCGGGGTGGTCGAATCAGGCGCTTGCGGCTTCGATGCTGCAGGCGCCTTTGTCGTTTCGGCGCGTCGGCGCGATTTTGGAACGGGGCAGGCGGGGCGCGATGGGTTTGCGTTGACCTTTTGCCGCGTCCCAAGTCCTAAGAAGCGCTAACAGAATGATTTTTGGAGGTGTCGCCAGCAAATGATGCAGGCGGCGATTTTCATGAACGCCTCGTGTATGGCGGCGAGGCGCTCGAACCGAATGCGCAGACGTCTGAAGTTGTGCAGCCACGCGAAGGTGCGCTCGACGACCCACCGGGTCTTGCCGAGGCCGCTGCCGTGGGGCTCACCACGGCGTGCGATCTGCGTGGCGATACCGGCAGCGTGCAAGGGCTTACGATATTTGTCGTGGTCGTAACCGCGATCGGCCTGCACAACGACGGGCTTTGACAGAGGCCTCCCGCGCTTGCCACGAATGGGCGGAATGGCCTCGATCAGAGGCAGCAGTTGGGTGACGTCGTTGCGATTGGCACCCGTGAGGATCAGCGCGAGCGGGATGCCCTGCGCTTCGGTAACGAGATGGTGCTTTGAACCGGGTCGCGCCCGATCGGTGGGATTGGGTCCTGTTTTTGACCCGATCCCACTGCACGAATGGAGGACGAATCGATAACCACACGCGACCAGTCGATGCGATCGGCTGCACGAAGTTTGGCCAGCAATACTTCGTGCAGCCGGTCCCAGACACCCGCCTGTTGCCAGTCGCGCAGTCTGCGCCAGCAGCTCATGCCCGAGCCGCAGCCCATTTCCTGCGGAAGCATTTCCCAGGGAATACCGGATTGCAGCACGAACAGGATGCCGGTCAGCACGGCGCGATCGTCCAGCGGCTTGCGGCCCGGGTATCGCGTACGGCGTGGCTTCGGTGGAGGCAGCAGCGGTTGGATCAGTGACCACAGTTCGTCATCGAGTATCGGTTTGGCCATGGCCTCCTCGTCAGCGAAACAACGAAGAGGTTAACAAAACGCGCGGCGGGTTAACAGCCCCCAAACACTCATTTTGTTAGAGTTTTTAAGTCCCAAGTCCGGAGCCGGGCGTACGAAATTCGGCGTCACGCGCGATTTCGCCAAGTCCCGCGCGATGCGCGCTCTCGCGCACCGGCAACCCGACCGCGCCGCCTTCACCTTTTCTCGTCAGCGCTCCTGCCGAACCGCGTGCATCGGCAACGCCCGCCGCTCCCACAGTGCAGCGGCGAGGAACGCGAGCGCCGACACGATCAGCACGCCGATCAGCGCGTCGCCGCCCAACTGCTCCATCAGCGCGCCCGCGACGAGCGGCCCGCCGAAGCTCGCCGCGCTCCACGACGCCGACACGAGCGAGCTCGCCGTCACGAGCGCCGAGCCGCGAAAGCGCTGCCCGCATGCGACGAGCGACAGCGTGTAGACGCTGCCCGCCGCCGCGCCGAGCACGAAGAGGAGCGGCCAGCAGAGCCACGGCGTCGCGACGACGGCGGGCAAGAGCGGCAGCAGCGCGAGCACGACGCAGCCCGCACCGATGTGCACGCGCTCGCGGCCGAGCTTGTCGGCGAGCCAGCCGATCGGAAATTGCATCGCGGTGTCGCCGAACAGCAGGATCGCCGCGAGCAGCACGGCCGTTTCGCTCGCGACGCCGCGCTCCATGGCGAAGAGCGGCAACAGCGACAGCGCGAGCGTGTCGAACAGCGCGAAGAACGCAGTGCCGACGACGAGCGCAGGCATCTTCGGCATCACGCGCGTCCAGCGATCGTGCGCTTCGTGATGCGGCTCGTCGCCGACGGGCGTCTTCCGGATCGACGCGAGCGACGGCAGCGCGAGCAGGAAGAGCGCGCCGCTCAGCGCGAAGCGCGCGTTCGTCATTCCGGCGATCTGGCTGACGAGCACGGGGCCCGCCATCTGGAACAGCGTGAAGTTGGTCGCGTAGATCGCGACGACGCGGCCGCGCGTCGCGTCGTCGGCGAGCTGGTTGACCCACGCCTCGCCGATCGTGAAGAGCAGCATCAGTGCGGCGCCGCAGACGACGCGCAGCACGCCCCAGACGACGAGGCTCGACGTGAACTGCATCAGCGCGGTCGCCGCGGCGAGCACGAGCACCGATGCGACGATGACCTGCCGCGCGCCGAGACGCTTCGTGATCGCCGACACGAACGGCACGACGACGAGGCCGCCGCCCGCCTGCGCGGCGGTCAGCATGCCGACGATGTCGGTGCCGTGGCCCGCTTCGGTGAGCGCGAGCGCGGTGAGGGGGAGCGTGGCGCCCGTGCCCAGGCCGACCACGGCGACGCTGAGAATGAGCGCGAGGAAATCGCGGGTGAGGATCGTCTTCATAACGGCCGTGATGCTACACCGGCGGGCCGAATCGCTCCATCGCGATGCGTGTCGCGCGGTCCGGCGGAGTCGGCGCGTCGGTCGGGCATGCGCGAGGACGGGGCGTGTGCTGCGGGAATGGCGGCGTTCGGTGCGCGCGTCGTTCTCGCGTCGCTCGGCCGTATGCGAAGGCCGCAGCGTCCGTACGATTCATGCGAGCCGCGCCGAGCCGCGCCGAGCCGCGCCGAGCCGCGCCGAGCCGCACCGAGCCGCACCGAGCCGCACCGAGCCGCACCGAGCCGCGCCGCACCGAGCCGACGGTCGCGCGCCGCATGCGTGAAAAGTTGGGCGCTCGTCGCGTATTGGCGTGCTTCGAGCCGAGCTGTCCGCCGGGCGACGCTCGAGTGCGGGGCGAGCAAATCGGCCGTCCCGGGAC
Proteins encoded in this region:
- a CDS encoding FAD-dependent oxidoreductase, with the translated sequence MTIDYQTLKFDYRPRAAGADAGEPHPAVVVGAGPVGLAAAVDLAQQGVPVVLLDDDDTLSTGSRAICFAKRTLEILDRLGCGERVAQKGVSWHVGKVFLQDELIYAFDLLPEAGYARPAFVNLQQYYVEGYLAERALELPNLDLRWKNRVTGIRQTPDHAELEVDTPEGPYTLRARYVIAADGSKSPLRAMMGLDSRGRTFKDRFLIADVKMKAPFPAERWFWFDPPFHRNQSVLLHRQPDDVWRIDFQLGWDADPVAEKAPERVISRVRALLGPNVEFELEWVSVYTFRCQRMDRFRHGRVLFAGDSAHGVSPFGARGANSGVQDTDNLAWKLKLVLDGEAPDRLLDTYASEREFAADENIRNSTRSTDFITPKSPISRVFRDATLKLARDCEFARKLVNSGRLSVPAVLADSPLNTPDRAGDAFERAPVPGAVALDAPVLANGEHGWLLQHLKGGFAAVLFGSIGDAPALVDATRGHALAVAPVLVVPKGEARAVAGVDVVEDSEGLAAQRYDARPGTFYLLRPDQHVCARFRTPDARAVRAALARAICNA
- a CDS encoding DUF2783 domain-containing protein, whose protein sequence is MHLDTRLRLSDPDAFYEALIDMHRDLPDSESQLVNAKLILLLANQVGDLDVLREAMALARSGAVTQGGAPGASAPQ
- a CDS encoding MFS transporter; this translates as MTAPAAARVIDVERVIDDMHRPAFHVMLLALCGLCLVIDGFDAQAMGYVAPSVIAEWGVKKQALGPVFSASLFGMLIGALGLSVLADRIGRRPVLIGATLFFALTMLATPFATSIPTLMALRFVTGLGLGCIMPNAMALVGECSPGAHRVKRMMIVSCGFTAGAALGGFVSAALIPAFGWRAVFFVGGAVPLALAIAMAARLPESPQILVLRGRHAAARAWLAKFAPQLALSPDTRLVVREAAPQGAPVAELFRAGRMGVTLLLWAINFMNLIDLYFLSNWLPTVMRDAGYASGTAVVVGTVLQTGGVIGTLSLGWFIERHGFARVLFACFACATIAVGLIGSVAHAFPWLLAAVFVGGFCIVGGQPAVNALAGHYYPTSLRSTGIGWSLGVGRVGSVLGPLVGGQLIALGWSNDALFHAAAVPVLCSAIFVIGLASVTRRRGTAAPSVA
- the hmgA gene encoding homogentisate 1,2-dioxygenase — protein: MTLDFSKPGEAGYQSGFANEFATEALPGALPHARNSPQRAPYGLYAEQLSGTAFTAPRGHNRRSWLYRIRPAAVHRPFELASGERRIVADFGDSDDVPPTPPNQLRWDPLPMPAQPTDFVDGWVTMAGNGSAAAMSGCAIHLYAANRSMRDRFFYSADGELLIVPQQGRLFIMTELGRLDVEPFEIAVIPRGVRFSVALPDGQARGYICENFGALLRLPDLGPIGSNGLANPRDFLTPNASYEDREGAFELVAKLNGRLWRADIDHSPFDVVAWHGNYVPYKYDLRHFNTIGSISYDHPDPSIFLVLQSQSDTPGVDAIDFVIFPPRWLAAEDTFRPPWFHRNVASEFMGLVHGVYDAKAEGFVPGGASLHNCMSGHGPDADTFEKASSIDTSKPSKVGDTMAFMFETRTLIRPTRFALDTAQLQANYFECWQGLEKHFNPEQR
- the fahA gene encoding fumarylacetoacetase, with amino-acid sequence MSAIPDALRATLDPSRKSWLDAANDAACDFPIQNLPFGIFSDARHPARRAGVALGDAIVDLAELARAGLLTVQGGAAVFERPALNDFIALGRDAWRSVRIQLSALFERNDARLRDDAALRARVLVAQRDATLHLPVDIPGYTDFYSSKEHATNVGSMFRDSKNALLPNWLEMPIGYNGRASSVVVSGTPVRRPNGQLKLPDSDRPVFGACRKLDIELETGFIVGRGSALGEPIACEDAESHIFGMVLVNDWSARDIQQWEYVPLGPFNAKTFATSISPWIVTLDALEPFRAEQPKQEPEPLAYLRHGGKHAFDVELEVRLKPDGAADATTIARTNFKHMYWTMAQQLAHHTVSGCNTRVGDLMGSGTISGPAKDAFGSLLELTWNGKEPIALASGGTRAFIEDGDELTLAGWCEGDGYRVGFGACVGKILPALKG
- a CDS encoding IS5 family transposase (programmed frameshift) is translated as MAKPILDDELWSLIQPLLPPPKPRRTRYPGRKPLDDRAVLTGILFVLQSGIPWEMLPQEMGCGSGMSCWRRLRDWQQAGVWDRLHEVLLAKLRAADRIDWSRVVIDSSSIRAVGSGPKTGPNPTDRARPGSKHHLVTEAQGIPLALILTGANRNDVTQLLPLIEAIPPIRGKRGRPLSKPVVVQADRGYDHDKYRKPLHAAGIATQIARRGEPHGSGLGKTRWVVERTFAWLHNFRRLRIRFERLAAIHEAFMKIAACIICWRHLQKSFC
- a CDS encoding MFS transporter; amino-acid sequence: MVRTLRPSHTAERRENDARTERRHSRSTRPVLAHARPTRRLRRTARHASRWSDSARRCSITAVMKTILTRDFLALILSVAVVGLGTGATLPLTALALTEAGHGTDIVGMLTAAQAGGGLVVVPFVSAITKRLGARQVIVASVLVLAAATALMQFTSSLVVWGVLRVVCGAALMLLFTIGEAWVNQLADDATRGRVVAIYATNFTLFQMAGPVLVSQIAGMTNARFALSGALFLLALPSLASIRKTPVGDEPHHEAHDRWTRVMPKMPALVVGTAFFALFDTLALSLLPLFAMERGVASETAVLLAAILLFGDTAMQFPIGWLADKLGRERVHIGAGCVVLALLPLLPAVVATPWLCWPLLFVLGAAAGSVYTLSLVACGQRFRGSALVTASSLVSASWSAASFGGPLVAGALMEQLGGDALIGVLIVSALAFLAAALWERRALPMHAVRQER